In the Anaerolineae bacterium genome, one interval contains:
- a CDS encoding ABC transporter ATP-binding protein — MTILRTEQLKTFYVLDVFGTQKVVKAVNEVDLVIRENEVYGIAGESGCGKTTLLKALVGAIEPPLRLVGGKVYYRVNGEEIDVASLGPEAKRRLRWEYISYVPQGSMSVLNPVIKLKETYQDFIESHVSRKTREEALEIAKTHIAELGLPPKILEAYPHQLSGGMRQRVTIALAALLKPRIIVGDEPTTALDVVVQRGVVQLLKDIQEKLQNTIILVTHDMGVQANIADRIGIMYAGKMVEEATTEKIFGEPVHPYTQYLINSLPKFGDKSTRESAPGSPPSLIDLPSGCPFHPRCPYVLDICTKQMPGFIDLDTNHKVACWLVGEGENEKNS, encoded by the coding sequence ATGACGATACTCAGGACTGAACAACTGAAAACCTTCTACGTGCTCGACGTTTTTGGAACCCAAAAGGTAGTGAAAGCGGTCAACGAGGTTGACCTCGTGATTCGGGAGAACGAAGTCTATGGAATTGCCGGCGAAAGTGGCTGTGGCAAAACCACGCTGCTGAAGGCGCTGGTTGGGGCCATTGAGCCGCCGCTGAGACTGGTGGGCGGCAAGGTTTACTACCGCGTTAACGGCGAGGAAATTGATGTTGCTTCTCTTGGCCCAGAAGCCAAGCGCAGGCTGCGCTGGGAGTATATTTCTTACGTGCCGCAAGGTTCAATGAGCGTGCTCAATCCCGTGATTAAGCTGAAAGAAACTTACCAGGATTTTATTGAGAGTCATGTGAGCCGAAAAACTAGAGAGGAAGCCCTTGAGATTGCCAAAACACATATTGCAGAATTGGGCTTACCGCCGAAGATTTTGGAGGCTTATCCGCACCAGTTGTCCGGCGGCATGCGCCAACGGGTGACCATCGCCCTGGCTGCGCTGCTCAAGCCCCGGATCATCGTTGGGGATGAGCCAACCACGGCCCTTGATGTGGTTGTGCAAAGGGGAGTGGTGCAGCTTCTAAAGGATATTCAAGAAAAATTGCAAAACACAATTATTTTGGTCACGCACGATATGGGCGTTCAGGCCAATATCGCCGACCGGATCGGGATTATGTACGCCGGCAAGATGGTCGAAGAGGCCACCACTGAGAAAATTTTCGGCGAGCCGGTCCATCCCTACACCCAGTATTTGATTAACTCTCTGCCCAAGTTTGGGGATAAGTCAACCCGGGAGAGCGCGCCCGGCAGCCCGCCCTCGCTGATAGATCTGCCCAGCGGTTGCCCCTTCCACCCCAGGTGTCCCTACGTTTTAGATATTTGCACCAAACAAATGCCGGGTTTTATTGATTTAGATACCAACCACAAAGTTGCTTGTTGGTTAGTTGGAGAAGGAGAAAATGAAAAAAATTCTTGA
- a CDS encoding ABC transporter permease encodes MKTFRDLFRDYRFALSFCVLCLLLILAALSIFAPYDPTLWGVVPRDLKPSWTYLLGTDSKGQDIFWQATFAVRNSLTISVIAATASRIIAILVGMVAGYRGKGADRGLMFISDSLLVIPLFLIIVLLAMLVRDRMNLVTLGLLLAFFGWAWDARVIRSLILSLREREFTQTAILSGTGTVRLVLNEYMPYATPLVFSTLINNMAWAIGLEITLAILGLINPNLPTLGTMLQSAIIHQAVLLGRWWWVLTPVILSIFLFVALYWLSVSISEYLDPRTRIQRVGGQ; translated from the coding sequence GTGAAAACATTCAGAGACCTTTTCAGGGATTACAGGTTTGCGTTGAGTTTTTGCGTCCTGTGCCTGCTGCTCATCCTGGCTGCCCTGTCCATTTTTGCGCCCTACGACCCGACTCTCTGGGGAGTTGTACCAAGAGACCTAAAACCATCGTGGACCTATCTCCTGGGCACCGATTCCAAGGGGCAAGATATTTTCTGGCAAGCCACGTTTGCGGTGCGTAACTCGCTAACCATCTCGGTGATTGCGGCCACGGCGTCGCGGATTATCGCGATTTTGGTCGGCATGGTGGCCGGTTATCGGGGTAAGGGCGCCGACAGGGGTTTGATGTTCATCAGCGACAGCCTGCTGGTGATACCGTTATTTCTCATCATCGTATTGTTGGCCATGTTGGTGCGGGATAGGATGAATCTCGTCACATTGGGGTTGCTGCTGGCGTTTTTCGGCTGGGCCTGGGATGCGCGGGTCATCCGGTCGCTGATATTGAGTTTGCGTGAACGTGAGTTCACCCAAACGGCTATTCTCTCGGGCACCGGCACGGTGCGCCTGGTGCTAAACGAGTATATGCCCTACGCGACGCCCCTGGTGTTTTCCACCCTGATCAATAACATGGCCTGGGCGATTGGGCTAGAGATAACCCTGGCTATTTTGGGCCTGATCAACCCTAACCTTCCGACGCTCGGCACGATGCTCCAATCGGCGATTATCCATCAGGCGGTGTTGTTGGGGCGCTGGTGGTGGGTATTAACCCCGGTCATCCTCTCAATTTTTCTATTTGTGGCCTTGTACTGGCTTTCGGTCAGTATTAGCGAGTACCTCGATCCACGAACCCGGATCCAACGTGTCGGAGGGCAATAA
- a CDS encoding ABC transporter permease yields MTFIRRYLIPRLIQYVLVTFLGITAVFFIPRFLPNDPIVRTITAIQSRGATLDPATIDETVTNLKRMYGLEGSWLEQYGNFWLRLFRADFGVSFFQFPTPVSKLIGIALPWTAGLLLTTTFLNWTLGNIIGGLAGYYSRNRWSRALDAVAMVIRPLPYYIFAFALLLLLAYWVRWFPVSGGTAIGRKVAFNWPFIKDVLWHSFLPALSLTILGGAVNFQTMKLIVQNVNAENYVQYAKLGGINESRIVSKYVIRNAILPQITNLALALGQIFSGALITEIVFSYPGLGTLLYNAIVTGDYNLIMGITTISIVAITTAILVVDLLYPFWDPRIRYM; encoded by the coding sequence TTGACATTTATCAGACGCTATCTCATTCCACGGCTTATTCAGTATGTTTTAGTCACTTTCCTGGGCATCACCGCCGTGTTCTTTATTCCTCGTTTCTTGCCCAATGACCCGATTGTCAGAACGATTACGGCCATACAATCGCGGGGCGCGACTCTGGACCCGGCCACGATAGATGAAACTGTGACAAATTTGAAAAGGATGTACGGACTTGAAGGTTCTTGGCTTGAGCAGTATGGTAACTTTTGGTTGAGGTTGTTCCGGGCAGACTTTGGCGTTTCTTTCTTTCAGTTTCCCACGCCGGTGAGTAAGTTGATAGGCATAGCCCTGCCGTGGACGGCCGGCCTGCTGCTGACCACGACGTTCCTCAACTGGACACTTGGGAACATTATTGGCGGATTGGCCGGTTATTACTCTCGCAATCGCTGGTCGCGGGCCCTTGATGCCGTGGCCATGGTCATCCGTCCGCTGCCGTATTACATCTTTGCCTTTGCCCTGTTGCTGCTGTTAGCCTACTGGGTCAGGTGGTTTCCCGTTTCTGGGGGGACCGCCATTGGCCGGAAGGTAGCCTTCAATTGGCCCTTCATTAAGGATGTGCTCTGGCACTCGTTCTTGCCTGCCCTGTCGCTGACCATCCTGGGCGGGGCGGTCAACTTTCAGACGATGAAGCTGATTGTGCAGAACGTCAATGCCGAGAACTATGTGCAATACGCCAAGCTCGGCGGCATCAACGAAAGCAGGATCGTGTCGAAATACGTGATCCGAAACGCGATACTGCCGCAAATTACGAATCTGGCGCTGGCGCTTGGCCAGATTTTCAGCGGCGCCCTGATTACAGAAATTGTCTTCTCCTATCCTGGGCTTGGCACATTGCTTTACAATGCCATCGTTACCGGGGACTATAATCTGATTATGGGCATCACAACCATTTCGATTGTGGCGATCACAACGGCAATTCTCGTTGTTGATCTGCTGTATCCTTTCTGGGATCCGAGAATCAGATACATGTAA